In a genomic window of Streptomyces katrae:
- a CDS encoding YibE/F family protein, whose amino-acid sequence MGPLISCDDLPVTTSPPPPNEPTEPRGHTGHEHASHGHPAGSPPGHSHGHGHSHGHGPAAPVSKHLRRVISAVLIPFAAAVFVGLVVLWPGGAPAHERTGVGFDRQTQQGKVVALADIDCKSVNAAQVPPSGNAAAPGGASQAAPGGACKRATVEVGTGPEKGRVFFEIVQPGAPRQLAKGQEVVVAYAPDAPRDLQYSVIDLNRKFPMTLLAGIFAVAVVVVGRMRGLFALIALVVSFGVLTLFILPAILQGSNPLVVAVVGASAIMLIALYMCHGLTARTSVAVLGTLVSLLLIGLLGSLFIDWAFLSGNTDDNTGLIHGLYPDIDMSGLLLAGVIIGSLGVLDDVTVTQTSAVWELHQADPKMGPRALYRAAIRIGRDHIASVVNTLVLAYAGAALPLLLLFSIANSSMGTVANSELVAEEIVRTLVGSIGLVASVPVTTALAALVVSADRPGPDAAAPVPEAPPARRGRGRRRKR is encoded by the coding sequence GTGGGCCCCCTCATCTCTTGCGATGATCTGCCGGTGACGACCTCGCCGCCGCCCCCCAACGAGCCCACAGAGCCCCGTGGCCACACCGGTCACGAGCACGCCTCCCACGGGCATCCGGCCGGGAGCCCACCCGGGCATTCCCACGGCCACGGGCATTCCCATGGGCACGGTCCCGCCGCCCCGGTCTCCAAGCACCTGCGCCGGGTGATCTCCGCCGTACTGATCCCCTTCGCCGCCGCCGTCTTCGTCGGCCTGGTGGTGCTGTGGCCCGGGGGCGCCCCCGCCCACGAGCGGACCGGAGTGGGCTTCGACCGCCAGACGCAGCAGGGCAAGGTGGTCGCGCTCGCCGACATCGACTGCAAGTCGGTGAACGCCGCGCAGGTTCCCCCCTCCGGCAACGCCGCCGCCCCCGGGGGCGCGTCGCAAGCGGCGCCGGGCGGTGCGTGCAAGAGGGCGACCGTCGAGGTGGGCACCGGACCGGAGAAGGGCCGCGTCTTCTTCGAGATCGTCCAGCCCGGTGCGCCGCGGCAGCTCGCGAAGGGCCAGGAGGTGGTGGTCGCCTACGCGCCGGACGCGCCGCGCGACCTCCAGTACTCCGTGATCGACCTGAACCGGAAGTTCCCGATGACCCTGCTCGCGGGCATCTTCGCGGTCGCCGTGGTGGTCGTCGGCCGGATGCGCGGGCTGTTCGCACTCATCGCGCTCGTGGTCAGCTTCGGGGTGCTGACCCTGTTCATCCTCCCTGCGATCCTCCAGGGCTCCAACCCTCTGGTCGTCGCGGTCGTCGGGGCCAGCGCGATCATGCTGATCGCCCTCTACATGTGCCACGGCCTGACGGCGCGCACCTCGGTCGCCGTCCTCGGCACCCTGGTCTCCCTGCTGCTGATCGGCCTGCTGGGCTCGCTGTTCATCGACTGGGCGTTCCTCAGCGGGAACACGGACGACAACACCGGACTGATCCACGGGCTCTACCCGGACATCGACATGAGCGGTTTGCTGCTCGCGGGCGTGATCATCGGATCGCTGGGCGTCCTCGACGACGTGACGGTCACCCAGACCTCGGCCGTCTGGGAACTCCACCAGGCGGACCCGAAGATGGGCCCGCGCGCGCTGTACCGGGCGGCCATCCGGATCGGGCGCGACCACATCGCGTCCGTGGTCAACACCCTCGTACTGGCCTACGCGGGTGCCGCGTTGCCCCTGTTGCTGCTGTTCTCCATCGCGAACAGCAGCATGGGCACCGTGGCGAACAGCGAGCTGGTGGCGGAGGAGATCGTACGCACCCTCGTGGGTTCGATCGGGCTCGTGGCCTCCGTCCCCGTCACCACGGCGCTGGCGGCGCTGGTGGTGTCCGCGGACCGGCCCGGCCCTGACGCGGCCGCTCCCGTGCCGGAAGCGCCACCGGCCCGCCGGGGCCGGGGCCGGCGGCGCAAGCGCTGA
- a CDS encoding DUF5326 family protein, whose product MRAMFAGTPWWVKWVAVPLLALFVFGGIITTIIGTLIGFAFKVLLFAALVGGLIFVVKKFTGGGAKSSSSDW is encoded by the coding sequence ATCCGAGCGATGTTCGCGGGCACGCCGTGGTGGGTCAAGTGGGTCGCCGTTCCGCTGCTGGCGCTCTTCGTCTTCGGCGGCATCATCACCACGATCATCGGCACGCTGATCGGCTTCGCCTTCAAGGTGCTGCTGTTCGCGGCACTCGTGGGCGGCCTGATCTTCGTGGTCAAGAAGTTCACGGGCGGCGGGGCGAAGAGCTCCTCCAGCGACTGGTAG
- a CDS encoding IclR family transcriptional regulator — MPTLIGSVQRALRLLEAAASHSGGAPAKQLAREAGLPLPTAYHLLRTLTHEGYLRREGGVFVLGDAAARLGHGGLQQKRRSMILDSLAHFRDVVGAPVYFAVYREGEIEVVGVSDTPANPACEEWADFRATAHAHAIGQCLLGQLDEKTRRDYYDRHPVEGITPYTVRDMHALEERIGSLERMQPVTERQEYALGTVCAAIPITAGDTAATMAISLPVHQESRLLSVVDRLRSEVGALLSTLSFSISI, encoded by the coding sequence GTGCCGACGCTGATCGGCTCGGTACAGAGGGCGCTGCGGCTACTGGAAGCGGCGGCTTCCCATAGCGGGGGAGCCCCGGCGAAACAGCTGGCGCGCGAGGCCGGGCTCCCGCTCCCCACCGCGTACCACCTGCTGCGCACCCTGACGCACGAGGGTTATCTGCGCCGGGAGGGCGGGGTGTTCGTCCTCGGCGACGCGGCTGCCAGGCTGGGGCACGGGGGACTTCAGCAGAAACGTCGCAGCATGATCCTCGACTCGCTCGCGCACTTCCGCGACGTGGTCGGGGCCCCCGTCTACTTCGCGGTCTACCGCGAGGGTGAGATCGAGGTCGTGGGCGTCTCGGACACCCCGGCGAACCCGGCCTGTGAGGAATGGGCCGACTTCCGCGCCACCGCGCACGCGCACGCCATCGGGCAGTGCCTGCTGGGGCAGCTGGACGAGAAGACGCGCAGGGACTACTACGACCGTCACCCGGTCGAGGGCATCACGCCGTACACCGTGCGGGACATGCACGCGCTGGAGGAGCGGATCGGCTCCCTGGAGCGGATGCAGCCGGTGACCGAGCGTCAGGAGTACGCCCTGGGCACGGTGTGCGCGGCCATCCCGATCACGGCCGGCGACACCGCCGCGACCATGGCCATTTCTCTACCTGTTCACCAAGAGTCGCGCTTGCTCTCCGTAGTCGATCGACTACGGAGTGAAGTAGGCGCGCTGTTGAGCACCCTCTCCTTCTCTATCAGTATCTGA
- a CDS encoding cystathionine gamma-lyase, whose amino-acid sequence MTGHPAEDAAVAVPYGDGTRVVRAGLPEPVKNEPPLPGPVFAAHFHLPGEVTGPYTYGRDTNPTWTLLERAIGELEAPGGEDVDTVVFASGMAAVSAVLLSQARAGDTVVLPDDGYQALPLVREQLEAYGVRVRTAPTGGDAQLTALDGARLLWIETPSNPGLDVCDVRRLVDAAHGAGTLVAVDNTLATPLGQRPLELGADFSVASGTKGLTGHGDLLLGYVACRDPELAAGVRRWRKIVGAVPGPMEAWLAHRSLATIQLRTERQWANALSVAEALAGRREVTGLRYPGLTSDPSHKTAARQMSGFGSVVSFTLPDRAHAERFMSALRLVEDATSFGGVRSTAERRGRWGGDAVPEGFIRFSAGAEDPRDLVADVLRALDQAGSGS is encoded by the coding sequence GTGACCGGACACCCCGCCGAGGACGCGGCCGTGGCGGTCCCGTACGGCGACGGCACCCGGGTGGTACGCGCCGGACTGCCCGAACCCGTCAAGAACGAGCCCCCACTGCCCGGCCCCGTCTTCGCCGCCCACTTCCACCTCCCCGGCGAGGTGACGGGCCCGTACACCTACGGCCGCGACACCAACCCCACCTGGACCCTGCTGGAACGCGCGATCGGCGAACTGGAGGCGCCCGGCGGTGAGGACGTGGACACGGTGGTCTTCGCCTCCGGCATGGCCGCGGTCTCCGCCGTCCTGCTTTCACAGGCCCGCGCCGGGGACACGGTCGTCCTGCCCGACGACGGCTACCAGGCGCTGCCCCTGGTCCGGGAGCAGCTGGAGGCGTACGGGGTCCGCGTGCGCACCGCGCCCACCGGCGGGGACGCTCAGCTCACGGCCCTCGACGGGGCCCGGCTGCTGTGGATCGAGACGCCCTCCAACCCGGGGCTCGACGTGTGCGACGTACGGCGCCTGGTGGACGCCGCGCACGGCGCGGGCACCCTCGTCGCCGTCGACAACACCCTCGCCACCCCGCTCGGGCAGCGGCCCCTGGAGCTGGGCGCGGACTTCTCCGTCGCCAGCGGCACCAAGGGGCTCACCGGCCACGGCGACCTGCTGCTCGGCTACGTCGCCTGCCGCGACCCCGAGCTCGCCGCCGGCGTCCGCCGCTGGCGCAAGATCGTCGGCGCCGTTCCCGGCCCGATGGAGGCCTGGCTCGCCCACCGCTCCCTGGCCACCATCCAGCTGCGGACCGAACGCCAGTGGGCCAACGCCCTCTCCGTCGCCGAGGCCCTGGCCGGCCGTCGCGAGGTGACCGGGCTGCGCTACCCGGGGCTCACCTCGGACCCCTCCCACAAAACGGCGGCCCGGCAGATGAGCGGTTTCGGGTCGGTGGTCTCCTTCACCCTCCCCGACCGCGCGCACGCGGAACGCTTCATGTCCGCCCTGCGCCTGGTCGAGGACGCCACGAGCTTCGGTGGGGTGCGTTCCACCGCCGAACGGCGCGGACGCTGGGGCGGCGACGCCGTGCCGGAGGGCTTCATCCGCTTCTCCGCCGGCGCCGAGGACCCCCGGGACCTGGTCGCGGACGTGCTCCGGGCCCTGGACCAGGCGGGTTCCGGGTCCTGA
- the thiC gene encoding phosphomethylpyrimidine synthase ThiC, producing MTIQDARTPAVGENADGQTERQPGWHKGYLPGSRPDIRVPVRQVHLTNGKDVTLYDTSGPYTDPQIETDVRRGLPPLRENWIIGRGDTEEYAGRPVRPEDDGIKHTSPRGGLKNLDAVFPGRPRLPRRGRGGQAVTQLAYARRGEITPEMEYVAIRENVSPEVVREEIAAGRAVLPANVNHPEIEPMIIGKRFLVKVNANIGNSAVTSSIEEEVDKMTWATKWGADTVMDLSTGRNIHTTREWVLRNSPVPIGTVPLYQALEKVDGRAEDLTWEIYKDTVIEQAEQGVDYMTVHAGVLLPYVPLTARRKTGIVSRGGSIMAAWCLAHHKENFLYTNFEELCEILAAYDVTYSLGDGLRPGSIADANDAAQFAELKTLGELNTIAKRHNVQTMIEGPGHVPMHKIKENIDLQQEICEEAPFYTLGPLTTDVAPAYDHITSGIGAAMIAWWGTAMLCYVTPKEHLGLPNRDDVKTGVITYKIAAHAADLAKGHPGAQEWDDALSDARFEFRWEDQFNLALDPDTAREFHDETLPAEPAKTAHFCSMCGPKFCSMKISQDIRREHGGDLKAEEIEAGMAEKSAEFAASGNRVYLPLAD from the coding sequence ATGACCATTCAGGATGCACGCACGCCTGCCGTCGGCGAGAACGCCGACGGCCAGACCGAGCGCCAGCCCGGCTGGCACAAGGGATACCTGCCGGGTTCCCGCCCCGACATCCGGGTGCCGGTCCGCCAGGTCCACCTCACCAACGGCAAGGACGTCACGCTCTACGACACGTCCGGTCCGTACACCGACCCGCAGATCGAGACGGACGTGCGCCGCGGCCTGCCGCCGCTGCGCGAGAACTGGATCATCGGCCGCGGCGACACCGAGGAGTACGCGGGCCGCCCCGTGCGCCCCGAGGACGACGGGATCAAGCACACCTCGCCGCGCGGCGGCCTCAAGAACCTCGACGCGGTCTTCCCCGGCCGCCCGCGCCTGCCGCGCCGCGGCCGCGGGGGCCAGGCCGTCACGCAGCTCGCGTACGCCCGCCGGGGGGAGATCACCCCGGAGATGGAGTACGTCGCGATCCGCGAGAACGTCTCCCCGGAGGTCGTCCGCGAGGAGATCGCCGCGGGCCGCGCGGTGCTCCCGGCCAACGTGAACCACCCGGAGATCGAGCCGATGATCATCGGCAAGCGGTTCCTGGTGAAGGTCAACGCCAACATCGGCAACTCCGCCGTCACCTCCTCCATCGAGGAGGAGGTCGACAAGATGACCTGGGCCACCAAGTGGGGCGCGGACACGGTCATGGACCTCTCGACCGGCCGCAACATCCACACCACGCGCGAGTGGGTCCTGCGCAACTCCCCCGTCCCGATCGGCACCGTGCCGCTCTACCAGGCGCTGGAGAAGGTCGACGGCCGGGCCGAAGACCTGACCTGGGAGATCTACAAGGACACGGTCATCGAGCAGGCCGAGCAGGGCGTCGACTACATGACGGTCCACGCCGGCGTGCTGCTGCCGTACGTGCCGCTGACCGCCCGCCGCAAGACCGGCATCGTCTCGCGCGGCGGCTCGATCATGGCCGCCTGGTGCCTGGCGCACCACAAGGAGAACTTCCTCTACACGAACTTCGAGGAGCTCTGCGAGATCCTCGCGGCGTACGACGTCACGTACTCGCTGGGCGACGGCCTGCGCCCCGGCTCCATCGCGGACGCCAATGACGCCGCACAGTTCGCGGAGCTGAAGACGCTGGGCGAGCTGAACACGATCGCCAAGCGGCACAACGTGCAGACGATGATCGAGGGCCCGGGCCACGTCCCGATGCACAAGATCAAGGAGAACATCGACCTCCAGCAGGAGATCTGCGAGGAGGCGCCGTTCTACACGCTCGGCCCGCTCACCACGGACGTGGCGCCTGCCTACGACCACATCACCTCCGGCATCGGCGCCGCGATGATCGCCTGGTGGGGCACCGCGATGCTCTGCTACGTGACGCCGAAGGAGCACCTGGGCCTGCCCAACCGCGACGACGTGAAGACCGGCGTCATCACGTACAAGATCGCGGCGCATGCGGCGGACCTGGCCAAGGGCCACCCGGGCGCCCAGGAGTGGGACGACGCCCTCTCGGACGCCCGGTTCGAGTTCCGCTGGGAGGACCAGTTCAACCTGGCCCTCGACCCGGACACGGCCCGCGAGTTCCATGACGAGACGCTTCCGGCCGAGCCGGCCAAGACCGCGCACTTCTGCTCCATGTGCGGTCCGAAGTTCTGCTCGATGAAGATCTCGCAGGACATCCGCCGTGAGCACGGCGGTGACCTGAAGGCCGAGGAGATCGAGGCGGGGATGGCGGAGAAGTCCGCCGAATTCGCCGCCTCGGGCAACCGCGTCTACCTGCCTCTGGCGGACTGA
- a CDS encoding phage holin family protein → MTNFVVKTLANAGALAVAIWLLSGITLDDGSTLGRRALTLILVALVFGLVNLIVKPVVKLLSFPLFILTLGLFTLVVNALMLLLTSWVAKQVHLSFHVDGFWTAVLGGLIISVVSWALNLALPDKD, encoded by the coding sequence ATGACGAATTTCGTAGTCAAGACGCTCGCCAACGCGGGGGCCCTGGCCGTCGCCATCTGGCTGCTCTCCGGAATCACCCTCGACGACGGAAGCACCCTCGGGCGCCGGGCGCTGACGCTGATCCTGGTCGCGCTCGTCTTCGGCCTGGTCAACCTCATCGTCAAGCCCGTGGTGAAGCTGCTCTCGTTCCCGCTCTTCATCCTCACCCTGGGCCTGTTCACCCTCGTGGTGAACGCCCTGATGCTGCTGCTGACCTCGTGGGTGGCCAAGCAGGTCCACCTCAGCTTCCACGTCGACGGCTTCTGGACCGCCGTCCTCGGCGGCCTGATCATCTCCGTCGTCTCCTGGGCCCTGAACCTCGCCCTGCCCGACAAGGACTAG
- a CDS encoding cupin domain-containing protein has product MKAFRLDELEAERAANDGAYLQFLRERNMSVGLYSLDAGQSDPQQPHRQDEVYFVVSGRASITVGEETTTVANGSVVYVPAGVAHRFHHITEPLKVLVVFSPPEA; this is encoded by the coding sequence ATGAAGGCCTTCCGGCTGGACGAGCTCGAAGCGGAACGAGCTGCCAACGACGGCGCCTACCTGCAGTTCCTGCGAGAGCGGAACATGTCGGTCGGGCTCTACTCGCTGGACGCGGGGCAGAGCGACCCGCAGCAGCCGCACCGACAGGACGAGGTGTACTTCGTGGTGAGCGGCCGCGCCTCGATCACGGTCGGGGAGGAGACGACGACGGTGGCGAACGGCAGCGTCGTCTACGTCCCGGCGGGGGTGGCGCACAGGTTCCACCACATCACCGAGCCGCTCAAGGTGTTGGTGGTCTTCTCCCCGCCGGAGGCCTGA
- a CDS encoding SsgA family sporulation/cell division regulator has product MRESVQAEVMMSFLVSEELAFRIPVELRYDARDPYAVRLTFHLPGDAPVTWAFGRELLLDGINGPCGDGDVHIAPTEPGELSDVHIRLQVGGDRARFRAGAAPLVAFLDRTDRIVPLGQERSLGDFEETLDEELGRILAEAQQQKEQNAG; this is encoded by the coding sequence ATGCGCGAGTCGGTACAGGCAGAGGTCATGATGAGCTTCCTCGTTTCCGAGGAGCTCGCGTTCCGGATCCCGGTGGAACTCCGGTACGACGCCCGGGACCCCTACGCCGTACGCCTGACCTTCCACCTTCCCGGAGACGCCCCCGTGACCTGGGCGTTCGGCCGGGAACTGCTTCTCGACGGGATCAACGGGCCGTGCGGTGACGGCGATGTGCACATCGCCCCCACCGAACCGGGAGAGCTCTCGGACGTCCACATCCGCCTCCAGGTCGGCGGTGACCGGGCCCGGTTCCGGGCCGGCGCCGCTCCGCTCGTCGCGTTCCTCGACCGGACCGACCGGATCGTTCCGCTCGGGCAGGAGCGCAGCCTCGGCGACTTCGAGGAGACCCTGGACGAAGAACTCGGCAGGATCCTCGCCGAGGCGCAGCAGCAGAAGGAGCAGAACGCGGGCTGA